A genomic region of Metopolophium dirhodum isolate CAU chromosome 1, ASM1992520v1, whole genome shotgun sequence contains the following coding sequences:
- the LOC132933222 gene encoding serine/arginine-rich splicing factor 4-like, translating into MNDEELIALGITELDDIEETLSELQKHEVRENSIKDKIDIKDLLIQSNLSDSSPETNRSRNRDKSPYPHKSDYKGRNNYREKGPYPDRYNDYKFRENSKDRNNNHKYRDNSREISNNRDSSYSRDRKNSYDRSRDTSRNRYNNRNRGDDANRKQHSRDNSRERYSTPEKYESENTGRLSTVKGYMSYAVDGNGPTQNSGFQSTSEGGGSVELIIPLSHLDSLMSADLIIAAADMRNEL; encoded by the exons atgaatgaCGAAGAGCTTATAGCCTTAG ggatCACAGAATTAGACGACATTGAAGAAACCTTAAGCGAATTACAAAAACACGAAGTTCgagaaaattcaataaaagataaaatcgaCATTAAAGATTTACTCATACAAAGTAACTTAAGTGATTCAAGTCCTGAAACAA ATAGATCACGCAACAGAGACAAAAGTCCATATCCACACAAATCAGATTACAAAGGCAGGAACAATTATAGGGAAAAAGGTCCTTATCCCGATAGGTACAATGACTATAAGTTCAGAGAAAATAGTAAAGATAgaaataataaccataaatacagAGATAACAGCAGAGAAATTAGCAATAATAGAGATAGTTCTTATTCTAGGGATAGGAAAAACTCCTACGACAGGTCCAGAGATACAAGTAGAAATAGATATAACAACAGAAATCGTGGAGATGACGCAAATAGAAAACAGCACAGTAGGGACAACAGCAGAGAAAGATACTCAACACCGGAAAAAT atgaaagtGAGAATACTGGAAGACTAAGTACAGTAAAAGGTTATATGAGTTATGCTGTTGATGGAAATGGTCCTACACAAAATTCAGGATTTCAATCTACATCTGAAGGAGGAGGAAGTGTTGAGCTCATCATTCCTTTATCACACTTAG ACTCACTCATGTCAGCCGATTTGATCATCGCTGCTGCAGATATGCGCAACGAGTTGTAA
- the LOC132936792 gene encoding uncharacterized protein LOC132936792, producing the protein MSYRTIASTDSENEHFSESIDIRPSFSKTKPGSKRSAEKTSVKKPMKKKQNKMNASYRDNISERLRSEDFDVEVFNSLTFRQGDGVVTIKTPFEEKGKDLWVLSHYKVTNIENVPVKDRWKFSEATVRLYTTDESKDQTLHTGLNETMQIIFDKLLTDPKRQTIKSKTVV; encoded by the exons atgtcgtacCGTACAATTGCTTCAACTGATTCAGAG aatgaacattttagcgaatcaattgatataagaccgtctttttcaaaaacaaaacctgGATCAAAACGTTCTGCAGAAAAAACAAGTGTtaaaaaacctatgaaaaagaagcagaataaaatg aatgcatCATACAGAGATAATATCAGCGAACGCTTGAGATCAGAagattttgatgttgaagtatttaattCGCTAACATTCAGACAAGGAGATGGCGTTGTGACAATAAAGACGCCTTTTGAAGAAAAAGGAAAGGATCTTTGGGTGCTAAGTCATTATAAGGTTACTAACATCGAGAATGTGCCAGTAAAGGACAg atGGAAGTTCAGTGAAGCTACTGTTAGATTGTACACGACCGACGAATCAAAAGATCAAACACTTCATACTGGTCTTAATGAGacaatgcaaattatatttgataaattactaacCGATCCAAAGCGTCAAACTATTAAAAGCAAGAcggttgtttga